In the genome of Polaribacter sp. MED152, one region contains:
- a CDS encoding DUF4837 family protein, with the protein MKKIFSVFVLSILLVSCVGNDKMILKESIGRINKVMVVAKISDWTGDVGQEVRNSFGELMVGLPQAEPILSVSQVAPSGFSSMMKASRNILVISEGEKSNFSVKRNVYAKPQTIIYVQGKDDKEIIEILQNRKEEIRKTFLDSDIAFTQGIFKKDASKQKYKTLEQLGLSMTIPNKFNTVDDTGEFLWLRNHLTSGIAKTGSNNILVYSVPLVDKTTVADSIVSVRNAIGKKYIPGSDPEKMYMITEEAYTPFTFDATIDGKKAYETRGKWEVKNDFMAGPFLNYTVLDEANNRLIVVEGFTYAPSVNKRAFVFELEAIAKSLKIN; encoded by the coding sequence ATGAAAAAAATATTTTCAGTATTTGTATTATCCATTTTATTAGTTTCCTGTGTTGGTAATGATAAAATGATTTTAAAAGAATCTATTGGTAGAATTAACAAGGTAATGGTTGTTGCTAAAATTAGTGATTGGACAGGAGATGTTGGCCAAGAGGTAAGAAATTCTTTTGGAGAATTAATGGTAGGTTTACCACAAGCAGAACCAATTTTATCTGTTTCTCAAGTAGCACCTAGTGGTTTTAGTTCTATGATGAAAGCTAGTAGAAATATATTAGTGATATCTGAAGGAGAAAAATCTAACTTTTCTGTTAAACGAAATGTTTACGCTAAACCGCAAACCATTATTTATGTTCAGGGTAAAGATGATAAAGAAATCATAGAAATTCTTCAAAACAGAAAAGAAGAAATTAGAAAAACCTTCTTAGATTCAGATATTGCATTTACACAAGGTATCTTCAAAAAAGATGCTTCAAAGCAAAAATACAAGACCTTAGAACAATTGGGCCTTTCAATGACAATTCCTAATAAATTTAATACAGTAGATGATACAGGAGAATTCTTATGGCTTCGTAATCATTTAACAAGTGGTATTGCTAAAACCGGTAGTAATAATATTTTGGTGTATTCTGTGCCTTTAGTAGATAAAACAACAGTTGCAGACAGTATAGTTTCGGTTAGAAATGCAATAGGTAAAAAATACATACCAGGTTCAGACCCAGAAAAAATGTATATGATTACAGAAGAAGCCTACACTCCTTTTACTTTTGATGCAACTATAGATGGTAAAAAAGCCTATGAAACAAGAGGAAAATGGGAGGTAAAAAATGATTTTATGGCAGGTCCTTTTTTGAATTATACAGTATTAGATGAAGCTAACAATAGATTAATTGTGGTCGAAGGGTTTACCTATGCACCTTCTGTGAATAAAAGAGCCTTTGTTTTCGAGTTAGAAGCTATTGCAAAATCTTTAAAAATAAATTAA
- a CDS encoding DUF1761 domain-containing protein, translated as MEMNFYIFFLAALVPMIIGFVWYGPLFGKAWMNQMGFTEESLKDTNMVKTLLISYVLSLLIAFALMPMVIHQMGVYSTLAGEPGFAEQTGEAYSYFENFVATYSDRFRTFKHGAFHGVLFGFFLIMPILGIIAVFEKKSFKYVAINAGYWIVTLAVMGGIICQWM; from the coding sequence ATGGAAATGAATTTCTACATCTTTTTTTTAGCAGCCTTAGTCCCAATGATTATTGGCTTTGTATGGTATGGTCCTCTTTTTGGAAAAGCCTGGATGAACCAAATGGGTTTTACAGAAGAGTCTTTAAAAGACACAAACATGGTTAAAACTTTACTCATTTCTTATGTTTTAAGCCTTTTAATTGCGTTTGCATTAATGCCAATGGTTATACATCAAATGGGTGTTTATTCTACTTTAGCAGGTGAGCCAGGATTTGCAGAGCAAACAGGTGAGGCTTATTCGTATTTCGAAAATTTTGTAGCTACTTATAGCGATCGATTTAGAACCTTTAAACACGGAGCTTTTCATGGAGTTTTGTTTGGCTTCTTCTTAATAATGCCGATTTTAGGAATCATTGCTGTTTTTGAGAAAAAATCTTTTAAATATGTGGCTATTAATGCAGGATATTGGATAGTTACACTTGCAGTTATGGGTGGTATTATTTGTCAGTGGATGTAA
- the trpS gene encoding tryptophan--tRNA ligase has product MSRILTGVQSTGTPHLGNLLGAILPAIEMANDPKNEAFLFIADMHSLTQIKDGKQLRENTYSTAATWLACGLDINKTVFYRQSDIPQVTELSWYLSCYFPYQRLTLAHSFKDKADRLSDVNSGLFTYPMLMAADILLYDAEIVPVGKDQLQHLEMTRDVANRFNHVVGETLVAPKAKIQENTKLVPGTDGEKMSKSRENTINIFLTDKKLRKQIMGIKTDSTPLEEPKNPDTDNVFALYKLLATDTQITEMRANYEGGNYGYGHAKQALYEVIVEKFATIRERYHHYMNNQHEIDEALKLGAEKATETANEVLQRVRAKIGY; this is encoded by the coding sequence ATGTCTAGAATTTTAACAGGAGTACAAAGTACAGGAACACCACATTTAGGTAATTTATTAGGAGCAATTTTACCAGCTATAGAAATGGCTAATGATCCTAAAAACGAAGCTTTTCTTTTTATAGCAGATATGCATTCTTTAACTCAAATTAAAGATGGTAAACAGCTAAGAGAAAACACCTACAGCACTGCTGCAACTTGGCTTGCTTGTGGTTTAGACATTAATAAAACAGTATTTTACAGACAGAGTGATATACCTCAAGTAACTGAACTAAGTTGGTATTTGAGTTGTTATTTTCCTTATCAAAGACTAACCTTGGCTCATAGTTTTAAAGACAAAGCAGATCGTTTGTCTGATGTAAATTCTGGTTTATTTACTTACCCGATGTTAATGGCTGCAGATATTTTATTGTATGACGCAGAAATTGTACCTGTAGGTAAAGATCAATTGCAACATTTAGAAATGACTAGAGATGTTGCAAACAGATTTAACCATGTAGTGGGTGAAACTTTAGTAGCGCCAAAAGCAAAAATACAAGAGAACACCAAATTAGTTCCTGGAACTGATGGCGAAAAAATGAGTAAATCTAGAGAGAATACCATCAACATTTTTTTAACTGATAAAAAATTAAGAAAACAAATTATGGGTATTAAGACAGATAGTACACCTTTAGAAGAACCTAAAAATCCAGATACTGATAATGTTTTTGCGCTATATAAACTGTTAGCTACTGATACTCAAATTACAGAAATGAGAGCAAATTATGAAGGTGGAAATTATGGTTATGGTCATGCAAAACAAGCTTTATATGAGGTAATTGTAGAGAAATTTGCAACAATAAGAGAACGTTATCATCATTACATGAACAATCAGCATGAAATTGATGAAGCCTTAAAATTAGGAGCTGAAAAAGCAACTGAAACAGCTAATGAAGTTTTACAAAGAGTTCGTGCCAAAATAGGATATTAA
- a CDS encoding 1-acyl-sn-glycerol-3-phosphate acyltransferase, whose protein sequence is MKFIKIPFLFIWRIWFYLLLIVTILIMVPFMLVLTAKESYYPIFWKMVRLWSFILIYGMGFRLKVDREMKIERDKSYMFCPNHGSLMDPFVMIALSKNPIVFIGKKELVKIPIFGFFYKRVVIMVDRSSPKSRKRVFKMAKEKLRNGTSMAIFPEGLVPAENVILAPFKDGAFSLAIEFEMPIVPQVYYDCKRLFSWDFFKGGPGLFRIHQHSFIETKNLELSDVDQLKKQTFDLIYQDLINDKKYMKDTNRPNNEREFKSPL, encoded by the coding sequence TTGAAATTTATTAAAATTCCGTTTTTATTTATTTGGCGCATTTGGTTCTACCTACTTTTAATAGTTACCATTTTAATTATGGTACCATTTATGCTGGTATTAACGGCTAAGGAATCTTATTATCCTATTTTTTGGAAAATGGTAAGATTATGGTCTTTTATCTTGATTTATGGAATGGGTTTTCGACTTAAGGTAGATAGAGAAATGAAAATTGAAAGAGACAAAAGTTATATGTTTTGTCCTAATCATGGCTCATTGATGGATCCTTTTGTAATGATCGCACTTAGTAAAAACCCTATTGTTTTTATAGGAAAGAAAGAGTTGGTTAAAATTCCAATTTTTGGATTTTTCTATAAGAGAGTTGTGATTATGGTAGATAGAAGCAGCCCAAAAAGTAGAAAAAGGGTTTTTAAAATGGCAAAAGAAAAACTTAGAAATGGTACAAGCATGGCTATTTTTCCTGAAGGTTTGGTGCCTGCAGAAAACGTAATTTTAGCACCTTTTAAAGATGGTGCTTTTAGTTTAGCAATAGAATTTGAAATGCCAATTGTGCCCCAAGTATACTATGATTGCAAACGACTTTTTTCTTGGGATTTTTTTAAAGGTGGCCCAGGACTTTTTAGAATTCATCAGCATAGTTTTATTGAGACTAAAAACTTAGAATTAAGTGATGTTGATCAACTTAAAAAGCAGACCTTTGATTTAATTTATCAAGATTTGATAAATGATAAAAAGTATATGAAAGATACTAACAGACCTAATAATGAGCGAGAGTTTAAATCACCTTTATAG
- a CDS encoding hemolysin III family protein, which yields MSESLNHLYSTKEEKLNIFSHGLGLVLSVVAFPFLVYKSFDFTGFWQPLSFIIYGLSMIVLYAASTFYHAAKEPKKRRKLNIFDHAAIYVLIAGSYSPFCLVGLNSDLGWYMFLFVWLFALTGIILKLFFTGRFDKVSTAMYLLMGWQVMFFIKPLMESISSENFYYLLAGGVFYSIGAVLYSIKRMPYNHAIFHVFVLLGSFSHFLGIYNL from the coding sequence ATGAGCGAGAGTTTAAATCACCTTTATAGCACAAAAGAAGAGAAATTAAATATTTTTTCTCATGGCCTAGGCTTGGTTCTAAGTGTTGTAGCTTTTCCCTTTTTGGTATATAAATCTTTTGATTTTACTGGTTTTTGGCAACCCTTAAGTTTTATTATTTACGGTTTAAGTATGATTGTATTGTATGCAGCATCAACTTTTTATCATGCAGCAAAAGAGCCTAAAAAAAGAAGAAAATTAAATATTTTCGATCATGCAGCCATTTATGTATTAATTGCTGGCAGTTACTCACCTTTTTGTTTGGTTGGTTTGAATTCAGATTTAGGTTGGTATATGTTTTTGTTTGTGTGGCTTTTTGCACTAACAGGTATTATTTTGAAATTGTTTTTTACAGGTAGATTTGATAAAGTTTCTACTGCAATGTACTTGCTTATGGGTTGGCAAGTTATGTTTTTTATAAAACCGCTTATGGAGAGTATTTCTTCTGAAAACTTTTATTATTTGCTAGCTGGTGGTGTTTTTTATTCTATTGGAGCTGTTTTGTATTCGATTAAGAGAATGCCTTACAATCATGCAATTTTTCACGTTTTTGTGTTGTTAGGTAGCTTTTCTCACTTCTTAGGTATTTATAATTTATAA
- a CDS encoding CYTH domain-containing protein, producing the protein MALEIERKFLVKNNDYKQQAYLTKKIKQGYLNTDKSRTVRVRIQDDKAFLTIKGKSNATGTTRFEWEKEIDKKEAEQLLLLCEPYIIDKTRFLIKNEHFTFEVDEFKGANNGLVLAEIELNSEQEKFLKPNWLGKEVTGDIRYYNSYISKKPFTSWKL; encoded by the coding sequence ATGGCTTTAGAAATAGAAAGAAAGTTTTTGGTAAAAAACAACGATTATAAACAGCAAGCATACCTCACAAAAAAAATAAAGCAAGGTTATTTAAATACCGATAAAAGCAGAACAGTAAGAGTTCGTATTCAAGATGATAAAGCTTTCCTAACCATTAAAGGCAAATCTAATGCTACAGGTACCACAAGGTTTGAATGGGAGAAAGAAATTGATAAAAAAGAAGCTGAACAGTTGCTGCTTTTATGTGAACCCTATATAATAGACAAGACTCGCTTTTTGATAAAAAATGAGCATTTCACTTTTGAAGTAGATGAATTTAAAGGAGCCAATAATGGTTTAGTTTTGGCTGAAATAGAGCTAAATTCGGAGCAAGAAAAATTTTTAAAACCTAATTGGTTAGGTAAAGAAGTTACAGGCGATATTAGATATTACAACTCTTATATTAGTAAAAAACCTTTTACATCTTGGAAATTATAA
- the recO gene encoding DNA repair protein RecO — protein MAIVTTKAIVLSAIKYGDTSLIVKCYTQEEGIKTYMIRGVLKPKKKGITAAYFQPLTQLKIVANHNSKNTLNSLKEVQVHQPYKTVYSNIVKQSVVLFLSEVLSNAIQEEEQNTTLYEYLETALQWLDLHDNVANFHLLFLLNLTGFLGFYPDLSDHTKNGFDLLEGVYSDNFANKNVIHKNDFYQFKKLLGINFDEIQEVSFSKEERQVVLQIIIQYFKLHLGNFRNPKSLQVLETVFS, from the coding sequence ATGGCAATTGTAACTACAAAAGCAATTGTGCTTAGTGCCATTAAATATGGTGATACCAGTTTAATTGTAAAATGCTATACACAAGAAGAAGGTATTAAAACTTATATGATTAGAGGTGTTTTAAAACCTAAAAAGAAAGGTATAACTGCTGCTTATTTTCAGCCACTAACCCAATTGAAAATTGTAGCCAATCACAATTCGAAAAATACATTAAACTCGCTTAAAGAAGTACAGGTTCATCAGCCTTATAAAACAGTATACAGCAATATTGTAAAGCAGTCTGTAGTTTTATTTTTATCTGAAGTTTTGAGTAATGCCATACAAGAAGAAGAGCAAAATACCACTCTTTATGAGTATTTAGAAACAGCATTACAATGGTTAGATTTGCATGATAATGTTGCCAACTTTCACTTGTTGTTTTTACTAAATTTAACTGGTTTTCTAGGTTTTTATCCAGACTTGTCTGATCATACTAAAAATGGTTTTGATCTGTTAGAAGGTGTTTATTCTGATAATTTTGCCAATAAAAATGTAATTCATAAAAACGATTTTTATCAATTTAAAAAGCTGTTAGGCATAAATTTTGATGAAATACAAGAAGTGTCTTTTAGTAAAGAAGAAAGGCAGGTAGTTTTGCAGATAATAATTCAGTATTTTAAACTACATTTGGGCAATTTTAGAAATCCTAAATCTTTACAAGTTTTAGAAACCGTTTTTAGTTGA
- a CDS encoding TonB-dependent receptor, translating into MMKNIFIYFIFLVGGSSIAQTVKVLDKETGRGVKNVSIFNEDNTVSLSTDKEGFADVSLIKDNEVIIFSHISYAVYRIKKSNLKNRNFVIQLIKESEQLDEVVISAFKKDVKTKRIAERIAVVSKKDIRKISPQTSADLLAAIPGIKVQKSQFGGGSPVIRGMESNRVLLVVDGVRMNNAIYRKGHLQNSITLSPNLLEKTEVVFGPSSVIYGSDALGGVIHYYTKTPQLSENNEVKSQLFSRFSTVNQEITTSVSAELSFEKWASFTSISYSDFGDLRAGKNRNHGFEDWGKVFYYSENVNGNYAANPTLNSNPNLLRNTGYNQTDFLQKFFVPLSKDTDLKVNLQYSTSSDIQRFDRLTELTDLTDVSSLKFAEWYYGPQQRFLLSSQLDVHPHKNWLETGTITAAYQNIKESRIQRKFGSLDRSYREETVNVFSLNGDFSVPLANNNSRILSYGFEFAYNDVASNSFGKTLNIENGQINGFSNDFKVQSRYPDGGSNFLTSAVYIGYRQDLNRKSTLNSGIRFTNIQKNATWIDETFLTFDDKDISRNNSAVTATLGYVYKPNTNWQLNSVLSSGFRSPNIDDVGRVREKSGNVTIPNINVNPEFAYNAEFGLQKYFNNKKFRLGANFYYTLLDNYIQRDFVYNADGSIQQVEFDGEFGNAVNNQNKGTAYILGYTINYLGKISKTINTSGFVTYTKGRTYDTEEPMSSIPPLFGQFEVNYKKEKLALGAEFRFNSKKDIEDFNFTEGTDNHDLTPIVNANATSDEDIYFGSPSWMTFGLNGSYDVSTNFSVQARLDNIFDEHYIEFASGVSSPGRNLSVSFVANF; encoded by the coding sequence ATGATGAAGAACATTTTTATTTATTTTATTTTTTTGGTTGGTGGCTCATCTATAGCGCAAACTGTTAAAGTTTTAGATAAAGAAACAGGCAGAGGAGTTAAAAATGTTAGTATTTTTAATGAGGATAATACTGTAAGTTTATCTACAGATAAAGAAGGGTTTGCAGATGTATCTCTAATTAAGGATAATGAGGTAATTATATTTTCTCACATCTCATATGCAGTTTATCGCATAAAAAAATCAAACTTAAAAAATCGAAATTTTGTAATTCAACTCATCAAAGAATCTGAACAACTAGATGAGGTTGTAATTTCTGCATTTAAAAAAGATGTAAAAACCAAACGAATTGCAGAACGAATAGCTGTTGTTTCTAAAAAAGATATCCGTAAAATTTCGCCACAAACTTCTGCAGATTTATTAGCAGCAATTCCTGGTATTAAAGTACAAAAATCTCAATTTGGTGGTGGTAGTCCTGTAATTAGAGGAATGGAATCTAACCGTGTTTTATTGGTGGTAGATGGTGTTAGAATGAACAATGCAATATATAGAAAAGGGCACTTACAAAATTCAATAACACTGTCTCCTAACTTACTTGAGAAAACAGAGGTTGTGTTTGGACCATCTTCTGTTATTTATGGTTCAGATGCTTTGGGTGGTGTTATTCATTATTACACAAAAACACCTCAATTATCAGAAAATAACGAGGTAAAAAGTCAACTTTTTTCTAGATTTTCAACAGTAAATCAAGAAATAACCACAAGTGTTTCTGCTGAGTTAAGTTTCGAAAAATGGGCATCTTTTACAAGTATTTCTTATTCTGATTTTGGCGATTTAAGAGCGGGTAAAAATAGAAATCATGGTTTTGAAGATTGGGGTAAAGTGTTCTATTATTCCGAAAATGTAAATGGGAATTACGCTGCAAATCCTACACTGAATTCAAATCCTAATTTATTAAGAAATACTGGATACAATCAAACAGATTTCTTACAAAAGTTTTTCGTGCCTTTGTCAAAAGACACCGATCTTAAAGTAAATTTACAGTATTCTACGTCTTCAGATATTCAAAGGTTTGATAGGTTAACAGAGTTAACAGACCTTACAGATGTGTCTTCTTTAAAGTTTGCAGAATGGTATTATGGGCCTCAACAAAGATTTTTATTATCCTCTCAATTAGATGTTCATCCGCACAAAAATTGGTTGGAAACAGGAACAATAACAGCTGCTTATCAAAATATAAAAGAGAGTAGAATCCAAAGAAAATTTGGTAGTTTAGATAGGTCTTATAGAGAGGAAACTGTGAATGTTTTCAGTTTAAATGGCGATTTTTCTGTGCCTTTAGCAAATAATAATTCACGAATTTTATCTTACGGATTTGAGTTTGCTTATAATGATGTTGCATCGAATTCATTTGGAAAAACCTTAAACATAGAAAATGGTCAAATCAATGGTTTTTCTAATGATTTTAAGGTACAGTCAAGATATCCAGATGGTGGTAGTAACTTTTTAACTTCTGCAGTTTATATTGGTTACAGGCAAGATTTGAATAGAAAATCTACTCTAAACTCTGGTATTCGATTTACAAATATTCAGAAAAATGCAACTTGGATCGATGAGACATTTTTAACCTTCGATGATAAAGATATATCTAGAAACAATTCAGCTGTAACAGCCACTTTAGGATATGTTTATAAACCAAATACAAATTGGCAATTAAACAGTGTTTTATCTTCTGGTTTTAGATCTCCAAATATTGATGATGTAGGTCGTGTTCGAGAAAAATCTGGTAATGTAACTATCCCTAATATTAATGTAAATCCTGAATTTGCATACAATGCAGAGTTTGGTTTACAGAAGTATTTTAATAATAAAAAATTTAGGCTAGGAGCTAATTTCTATTACACTCTTTTAGATAATTATATTCAAAGAGATTTTGTGTACAATGCAGATGGTTCTATTCAGCAAGTAGAATTTGATGGCGAATTCGGAAATGCAGTTAATAATCAAAATAAAGGTACAGCTTATATTTTGGGGTATACAATTAATTATTTGGGTAAAATTTCTAAGACGATTAATACATCAGGATTTGTAACCTATACAAAGGGTAGAACTTATGATACTGAAGAACCAATGTCATCTATTCCGCCATTATTTGGTCAGTTTGAGGTAAATTATAAGAAAGAAAAATTGGCTTTAGGAGCAGAGTTTAGATTTAATAGTAAAAAAGATATCGAAGATTTTAATTTTACAGAAGGTACAGACAATCACGATTTAACTCCGATTGTAAATGCTAATGCTACCAGTGATGAAGATATATACTTTGGTTCTCCTAGTTGGATGACTTTTGGATTAAATGGATCTTATGATGTAAGTACAAATTTTTCTGTGCAAGCCAGATTAGACAATATTTTTGACGAGCACTACATTGAATTTGCTTCTGGTGTATCTTCTCCAGGAAGAAATTTATCTGTTTCTTTCGTGGCTAACTTTTAA
- a CDS encoding SdpI family protein → MEPYIYILTTNGVLFLISIIFWKFPPKKINGLYGYRTPKAMQNEDIWHFANSTFNVAFLKYSGISLLAALVLTSISVEQLTWQPMVFVALAILVSLIKTERAINENFDDEGKRIK, encoded by the coding sequence ATGGAACCTTATATTTATATATTAACTACAAATGGTGTATTGTTTTTAATTAGCATTATTTTCTGGAAATTTCCACCAAAAAAAATCAATGGTTTATATGGTTACAGAACTCCAAAAGCCATGCAAAATGAAGATATTTGGCATTTTGCCAACTCAACTTTTAATGTGGCTTTTTTAAAATATAGTGGTATTTCTTTACTAGCAGCTTTGGTTTTAACAAGTATTAGTGTAGAACAATTAACTTGGCAACCTATGGTTTTTGTGGCGTTAGCAATTTTGGTTAGCTTAATTAAAACAGAACGTGCAATAAATGAAAACTTCGATGACGAAGGAAAACGTATTAAATAA
- a CDS encoding acyl-CoA thioesterase II, protein MKTSAELINLLNLEEVNERTFLGESVTIGSAIVFGGQVLAQAVNAAYRTIPENRFLHSLHSYFLEAGDLKVPISYDVAIMRDGGSFATRRVTASQNGKTIFILAASFHKKEEGFEHQTKMNFDVKQPEELLSWEEMAVKFGDFLPKGVKSFLSIERPIEFKPVVVPNPLKPENKEAKEEIWFKLKGTIPKMDLKLKHQILTYISDYNVLNAAFNPNAENYSFANTMTASLDHSMWFFRDFDFNDWMLFSADSPNAYGARGLCRGNIFTRDGKLVASFAQEGLMRPIKK, encoded by the coding sequence ATGAAAACAAGTGCAGAATTAATAAACTTATTAAACTTAGAAGAAGTAAATGAACGTACTTTTTTAGGAGAAAGTGTAACCATAGGTAGTGCTATTGTTTTTGGTGGTCAAGTTTTAGCACAAGCCGTTAATGCAGCTTATAGAACCATTCCAGAAAATCGATTTTTGCACTCTTTGCATTCTTATTTCTTAGAGGCAGGAGATTTGAAGGTTCCTATTTCTTATGATGTTGCTATTATGAGAGATGGAGGTAGTTTTGCCACAAGAAGAGTAACTGCTAGCCAAAATGGAAAAACCATTTTTATTCTTGCTGCATCTTTCCATAAAAAGGAGGAAGGTTTTGAGCATCAAACAAAAATGAATTTTGATGTAAAACAGCCAGAAGAATTATTGAGTTGGGAAGAAATGGCTGTAAAATTTGGCGACTTTTTACCAAAAGGTGTCAAGTCTTTTTTAAGTATAGAAAGGCCAATTGAATTTAAGCCTGTAGTTGTACCAAATCCTTTAAAGCCAGAAAACAAAGAAGCTAAAGAAGAAATTTGGTTTAAATTAAAAGGCACTATTCCTAAAATGGACTTAAAATTAAAGCACCAAATACTAACCTATATTTCTGATTATAATGTTCTAAATGCAGCCTTTAATCCTAATGCAGAAAACTATAGTTTTGCAAATACAATGACTGCAAGTTTAGATCATTCTATGTGGTTTTTTAGAGATTTTGATTTTAATGATTGGATGCTCTTTTCTGCAGACTCACCAAATGCTTATGGTGCAAGAGGTTTGTGCAGAGGAAACATTTTTACCAGAGATGGTAAATTGGTGGCTTCTTTTGCTCAAGAAGGATTAATGAGACCTATAAAAAAATAA
- a CDS encoding peptidogalycan biosysnthesis protein — MNCSTKNLSANYYSSVDEIPSKVWSSLNANDNVYFKKAFLKSIEDNHENLDFFYVVLLDEAQNAKCFGSIQIVDFYFETVKNDLESFAKQVKEFGQKLNLFPKKKPFKLLICGNTFVSGEHGILIANGFDKKQTIKELAKAILNYVNKNDKLQIDAFLLKDFVNESLSITNELKDYNYHPFSVEPNMVLHIDESWQNFDDYLQALKTKFRVKAKKAFKLSASLIVKTVTKNSIEEQLPKMEELYKKVAKNASFNLSDFNLSTYKDFINQLNNNYIIKTYYLEDKMVGFMTGVINNKNLDAHFVGIDYSLNKQLAIYQRMLYDYIKIAIDHNLKTLNFGRTASEIKSSVGAEPQDLTMYLRHKKSITNKLIKLFLMRVQPTPFRQNLPFKNKPQ, encoded by the coding sequence TTGAATTGTTCCACTAAAAATCTCAGTGCTAATTATTACTCGTCTGTTGATGAAATACCTAGTAAAGTTTGGAGCTCTTTAAATGCTAATGATAATGTTTATTTCAAAAAGGCCTTTTTAAAATCAATAGAAGATAATCATGAAAATTTAGATTTTTTCTATGTGGTTTTATTAGATGAAGCGCAAAATGCCAAGTGTTTTGGCTCTATACAAATAGTAGATTTTTACTTTGAAACCGTAAAGAATGATTTAGAATCATTTGCGAAACAAGTAAAAGAATTTGGTCAAAAATTAAACTTATTTCCTAAGAAAAAACCTTTTAAACTTTTAATTTGTGGTAATACCTTTGTAAGTGGAGAACATGGCATTTTAATAGCGAACGGTTTTGATAAAAAGCAAACTATTAAAGAATTGGCAAAGGCCATTCTTAATTACGTCAACAAAAACGATAAATTGCAAATTGATGCTTTTCTTTTAAAAGATTTTGTAAACGAATCTCTTTCAATAACTAATGAATTAAAAGATTATAACTATCACCCTTTTTCTGTTGAGCCTAATATGGTATTGCATATAGATGAAAGTTGGCAAAATTTTGATGATTATTTACAAGCCCTTAAAACCAAATTTAGAGTTAAAGCAAAAAAAGCCTTTAAATTAAGTGCAAGTTTAATTGTAAAAACTGTAACCAAAAACTCTATAGAAGAACAGCTTCCTAAAATGGAAGAGCTTTATAAAAAAGTGGCAAAAAATGCTTCTTTTAATTTGAGTGATTTTAATTTAAGCACCTACAAAGATTTTATCAATCAATTAAATAACAATTACATTATTAAAACGTATTATTTAGAAGATAAAATGGTTGGTTTTATGACTGGCGTTATAAATAACAAAAATCTGGATGCACATTTTGTAGGCATAGATTATAGTTTAAATAAACAATTGGCCATCTATCAAAGAATGCTTTACGATTATATTAAAATTGCTATTGATCATAATTTAAAAACCTTGAACTTTGGACGAACAGCAAGCGAAATTAAAAGCTCTGTAGGTGCAGAACCACAAGATTTAACCATGTACCTTCGTCATAAGAAAAGTATAACCAATAAATTAATAAAGTTATTTTTAATGAGAGTGCAACCCACTCCATTTCGTCAAAATTTACCTTTTAAAAATAAACCCCAATGA